One Cuculus canorus isolate bCucCan1 chromosome 1, bCucCan1.pri, whole genome shotgun sequence DNA segment encodes these proteins:
- the MFNG gene encoding beta-1,3-N-acetylglucosaminyltransferase manic fringe → MGNRFIRGLSGAAIFLVSVALLSVRHHETLETARYPDLSKGMSEKPGQRSKASPEDATGGMGRGQKDLQVHPLEGYKTEGSLTLGDIFIAVKTTKRFHQSRMELLLDTWISQAREQTYVFTDEEDEALRRRMGDHAIFTNCSAEHSHPALSCKMAAEFDAFLASGRSWFCHLDDDNYLNPHALLKLLSSYSASWDIYLGKPSLNRPIRASEMLPNNQTKPVRFWFATGGAGFCISRKLASKMVPWASGRNFLSTSELIRLPDDCTVGYIIECKVGGQLLPSALFHSHLENLQLIPLSRLSQQVTLSYGVFENKLNVIELSGPFSPQEDPSRFRSLHCHLYPDTSWCLQAVSW, encoded by the exons ATGGGCAATCGGTTCATCCGTGGTCTCTCTGGAGCTGCAATCTTCCTTGTCAGTGTGGCTCTCCTCTCTGTGCGGCACCATGAGACTCTGGAAACAGCTCGGTATCCAGATCTCAGTAAGGGGATGTCGGAGAAGCCAGGGCAACGCAGCAAGGCAAGTCCAGAAGATGCCACAGGAGGCATGGGCAGGGGGCAGAAGGACCTGCAAGTCCACCCTCTGGAGGGATACAAAACCGAAGGAAGCCTGACTCTTGGGGACATTTTCATAGCTGTGAAGACAACAAAGAGATTTCACCAGAGCAGGATGGAGCTGCTCCTGGACACGTGGATATCCCAGGCCAGAGAGCAG ACTTACGTCTTCACCGATGAAGAGGATGAAGCCCTGAGAAGGAGAATGG GTGATCATGCGATCTTCACCAACTGCTCTGCTGAGCACAGCCACCCAGCCCTCTCCTGCAAGATGGCCGCAGAGTTCGATGCCTTCCTGGCCAGTGGCAGGAG CTGGTTTTGCCATTTGGATGATGACAACTACCTGAACCCTCATGCCCTCCTGAAGCTCTTGTCTTCCTACTCTGCATCGTGGGACATTTACCTGGGAAAACCCAGCCTGAACAGACCCATCCGGGCCTCGGAAATGCTGCCAAACAACCAGACG AAACCTGTGCGCTTCTGGTTTGCCACAGGAGGGGCTGGGTTCTGCATCAGCCGCAAGCTGGCAAGCAAGATGGTGCCATGGGCCAG TGGTAGGAACTTCCTGAGCACTTCAGAACTCATCCGCCTGCCAGATGATTGCACTGTGGGTTACATTATTGAGTGCAAAGTCGGTGGACAGCTGCTGCCCAGCGCGCTCTTCCACTCCCACCTGGAGAACCTGCAGCTCATCCCCCTGTCTCGGCTCTCTCAGCAG GTCACCCTCAGCTATGGTGTCTTTGAGAATAAGCTCAATGTTATTGAACTCAGTGgccctttttcaccccaagaGGATCCCTCAAG GTTTCGATCACTCCACTGCCATCTCTACCCTGACACCTCCTGGTGCCTGCAGGCTGTTAGCTGGTGA